A portion of the Sebastes fasciatus isolate fSebFas1 chromosome 2, fSebFas1.pri, whole genome shotgun sequence genome contains these proteins:
- the pcdh20 gene encoding protocadherin-20: MFNSRHPSLSKRGGIWGLCILLLYTSPLSCFANYSQAKELIYKIKEGLPRGTFIGAIGVDLHLDLTVEPPFLFNLPQKKVSGQYVNLNNTTGELYTSATEIDRETFCPDNSEGRGCVLSLDVFVLPQQYFQLIKVKIFIEDVNDNRPKFPVDEICMSVPENTPINARYAVEQSAVDPDLGLNGVQTYWLVNDFGMFTLDVEENEGGELTPFLIVTEALDRETQAEYITDIIAEDGGTPPLLGAATLKIVITDVNDNCPQFTESQINVTLHGNTTKGAHLARLHAFDSDLGANAQISYAYSERVPRDTRSLFHLDRITGVIKLAGKINTGTATFYKLTILANGPGCIPAVATVSVHVIKVVTGPPAVIPRYIAPEKDGVVTLKESEPAFSPIAFFTVKNIDKNQRVDCHLEGTGPFRLGPYQLFKNEYLLETTEPLDYEKTREYELIVVAKNAREVVIKTFLKVQVLDENDNAPVFQQSLVEISVVENNPPNTFLAQLQATDQDSESRGEVIYLLGGDAPGIFVMDRVTGILTVTTSLDREEKETYRFIVRAVDQGTPRRESIATVVVSVQDRNDNSPRFINKDFTFFVPENFPGYGEIGVLSVTDADAGENGWVALSILNGSDIFLIDTGRGALRAKTSLDREQQGTYQLWIEAADGGEPALSCVTLVTVLLLDVNDNPPIVLFPQSNQSYMLVLPNTLPGTSITEVYAVDKDTGMNAVIAYSIVKRKGGEQGSFAIDPETGNITLKRELSNRGLYSLLVKVSDHGQPEPLYSTVMVNFFVNETVSNESYIQSLLTREAEIEVEERPWYKGQMTEGPERYELFPCQPVLIALSVTCLGLFFSVVTLASYICCKRFKKQRKKKRSEVEIPLKMKNDSMQVVNRKFRQISNI, encoded by the exons atgttcaacaGCAGACACCCCAGCCTTAGCAAAAGAGGAGGAATATGG GGATTGTGCATCCTCTTGCTTTACACCAGCCCTCTCTCCTGTTTTGCAAATTACAGCCAAGCAAAAGAGCTGATCTATAAGATAAAGGAGGGATTACCCAGGGGGACCTTCATAGGGGCCATTGGAGTAGACTTACATTTGGATCTCACTGTGGAGCCCCCCTTTTTATTCAATCTCCCGCAAAAGAAGGTCAGCGGACAGTATGTGAACCTAAATAACACCACCGGGGAGCTTTACACATCTGCTACAGAGATTGACAGGGAGACCTTCTGTCCTGACAACTCGGAGGGACGGGGATGTGTCCTCTCGCTGGACGTGTTTGTGTTGCCTCAGCAGTACTTCCAGCTCATCAAAGTTAAGATCTTTATTGAGGACGTGAATGACAACAGGCCAAAGTTCCCCGTGGATGAGATCTGTATGTCTGTCCCAGAAAACACGCCCATCAACGCTCGTTATGCGGTGGAGCAGTCGGCGGTTGACCCAGACCTCGGGCTTAACGGAGTGCAGACCTACTGGCTTGTTAATGACTTTGGCATGTTCACATTGGACGTTGAGGAGAACGAGGGGGGGGAGCTGACACCCTTCCTCATTGTGACAGAGGCTTTGGACAGAGAGACCCAGGCTGAGTACATTACGGATATCATTGCAGAGGATGGGGGGACCCCTCCTCTACTCGGAGCAGCCACTTTAAAAATTGTCATCACAGACGTGAACGACAACTGCCCCCAATTCACAGAGTCACAAATTAATGTCACTCTGCATGGGAATACCACCAAAGGGGCACATTTGGCTCGTCTGCATGCTTTTGACTCTGACCTTGGTGCTAATGCTCAGATCAGCTATGCTTACAGTGAACGCGTGCCAAGGGACACCAGGAGCTTGTTCCATTTGGATAGAATCACAGGGGTGATCAAGCTAGCGGGGAAAATAAACACTGGCACAGCCACGTTTTACAAACTCACTATTCTGGCCAATGGACCTGGTTGTATCCCTGCAGTTGCCACCGTTTCTGTCCATGTCATCAAAGTTGTTACCGGACCCCCTGCGGTCATACCCCGCTACATTGCACCAGAAAAGGATGGGGTGGTGACCTTAAAggagtctgagccggcgtttTCTCCAATTGCTTTTTTTACTGTCAAAAACATTGATAAGAATCAAAGGGTGGACTGTCATTTGGAAGGGACTGGTCCCTTCAGGCTTGGCCCCTACCAGCTGTTTAAGAACGAATACCTGCTGGAGACTACAGAGCCTTTGGACTACGAGAAGACACGGGAGTATGAGCTAATTGTGGTTGCTAAGAACGCTCGAGAGGTTGTCATCAAGACCTTCCTCAAGGTGCAGGTATTGGATGAGAACGATAACGCACCAGTGTTTCAGCAGTCTTTGGTGGAAATATCTGTGGTGGAGAACAACCCGCCAAATACCTTTCTGGCCCAGCTCCAAGCCACAGACCAGGACAGTGAAAGCAGAGGGGAAGTCATCTACCTCCTTGGAGGTGACGCCCCGGGGATCTTTGTCATGGATCGTGTGACAGGCATCCTGACCGTGACCACATCGCTGGACCGCGAGGAGAAAGAGACATACCGGTTCATCGTGAGAGCAGTGGACCAGGGGACGCCCAGGAGGGAGTCGATCGCGACCGTGGTGGTGAGCGTGCAAGACCGCAACGACAACAGTCCCCGCTTCATCAATAAGGACTTCACGTTCTTTGTGCCGGAGAACTTCCCGGGGTACGGCGAAATCGGGGTCCTCTCTGTGACCGACGCCGACGCTGGGGAGAACGGTTGGGTGGCCCTTTCCATCCTCAACGGCAGCGACATCTTCCTGATAGACACAGGCCGAGGAGCGCTGAGGGCTAAGACATCTCTAGACCGCGAGCAACAGGGGACATACCAGCTGTGGATCGAGGCCGCCGACGGTGGGGAGCCCGCGCTTtcctgtgtgactttggtgaccGTGCTGCTGTTGGATGTAAATGACAACCCGCCTATTGTCCTCTTCCCACAGTCCAATCAGTCTTACATGCTGGTACTACCCAACACACTACCAGGAACATCGATAACAGAGGTCTACGCTGTGGATAAGGATACAGGCATGAATGCTGTGATCGCCTATAGTATCGTTAAGAGGAAAGGTGGCGAGCAAGGTTCATTCGCCATTGACCcagaaacaggaaatatcaCATTAAAGAGGGAGCTCAGCAACCGGGGTCTCTACAGCCTCCTGGTGAAGGTCAGTGATCACGGTCAGCCTGAACCGCTGTACTCAACCGTCATGGTTAACTTCTTTGTCAATGAAACAGTGAGCAACGAGAGCTACATCCAGAGCCTGCTGACCAGAGAGGCTGAGATTGAGGTAGAGGAGAGGCCCTGGTACAAAGGCCAGATGACAGAGGGGCCTGAGAGGTATGAGCTGTTCCCATGTCAGCCTGTCCTCATTGCTCTGTCAGTGACATGTCTGGGACTCTTCTTCTCAGTTGTTACACTGGCGTCTTACATATGCTGCAAGAGGTTTAAAAAGCAgcgaaagaaaaaaaggtcagaGGTGGAGATACCTTTAAAAATGAAGAATGACTCGATGCAGGTTGTAAACAGGAAGTTCAGGCAGATCTCAAACATCTGA